The following nucleotide sequence is from Paroedura picta isolate Pp20150507F chromosome 1, Ppicta_v3.0, whole genome shotgun sequence.
GGCGGTgtagaggcagccattgccagggCTCCTCCTCCGCCGGCCACCGCTTGCCACTGCCGCTTGTAGCCACAAACCTGGTGACCCCCCAGAATGAGCCAGGCAatccccaaatggggtcccaacccacaggttgggaaccactgctctaagggacctTGATGCATCGTAGAGCTGTATGACATAATTTTATCTTATCTGTCTGTTCACCTGCCTGGGTATTGTCTGACCGATTTACCTTGAACAAGTGCTTCTGTTTATTCATCACCAGCTGACACACAAGTCCTCTTGTGTTGAAGGCAAAAGGTCTAGCATGATAATGGCAAAAATAGAGATGCAGAATGATCAGGACTGAATTGTTGAATATCAGTGAACTGGTGGTGTTCTTCTACAGTATACATAGGCATAACTGCTGTCCTTGTATTTACTGTAGGGAAATAAGGCCTTTCAAATGCCTGCATACAGTTTACCATTGATGGCACTATGGAATAGTTTTATTTTATATCTGTGGTTTTACTCAGCTTTTCAGCCAAAACAAATTAGCTCTTAAAGTGGCTCAGTATAATTAAAAATCAATACAAgctgaaatataataaaaaaatggGGGAGGTATCTGTTACTATATCAGTCCATGCAGGAAGGGGTCTCCATGGTCTCAGTTTATGTGTAGTGGAGCATTCCTCATCTTCTGGCCTCGGGGATGGCAGTTGGTAGATAGGAGGAAGGGACTCAAAGGTGGATCCAGGGATGATGGATTTTGCCAGTAGATATTTTCCCAAAAATTTCCCAGAGTTTTCCCCCAAAACCAAAGAGCATGTTTATATTGAGAATGTTACTATAGATGTAAATAAGTCtatttccctccttcccaaacAGTAACATAATTGTCCCAGATTCAGCATTCAGCATGAAAAGATTTCTGCattttaattctctctctctctcttttattaaCCTAGGGGCAGGATGGGACTGGGTTCTACACAAGCTTTCTATCTGCTAGTAAACAACAAGACTTTAGCCAGCATGTCGCTGACTCTGGCGGAAATATACCAGGATTACAAAGATGAAGATGGATTTGTATACATGACTTATGCTTCCCAAGAGATGTTTGGCTACCACTTGACCACTGATGATGGGAAATCTAATGATTGTCTCCAAAAAACATAAGTGTCCTTTGAGAGGCAGATGTGGCTGGCAGCTGAGCTGTGAATCCCATAAGTCACTTGAAGTGAAAAGAAGCTCTTTTTGACATGAGCTCCACTGAAAGATTAATGGCCCAAGAGCTGGCAAGGCCCAGCTAAAGAAGCAAGTGGTGGGATAAACCATTCAAAACAAAGGACATGGGCATTTGTTTTGTATATGAATGGATGCTTGTGTGACAAAGGAAAACAGTTGGGGTATGCCTCAATgggttttctctttcttttaaaaatgcccttAAATTATGTaaccattttaaaattgttaataaAACTGGACATTAGTGAGATGCAGATAAATTAATTTCCagagttttggggggagggggaatattcAGCATGGGAACCTGCCACAAAACAAATCTTGCCATGTACACAGAAGATCTGATCGGAATTCTGGTCACTGTAGCATGTCCTGTTTAGAAACAGTGCTTTTGAGCACCATGAAACTCAGGGGCTGTGGTTCGCTTTCAACATAGCTCCACAGTCAATTGCTAATCTTTCTCTGGGAGGTAGACTCCCCAAGAGTGGGTTTAGAGGTCTGTtagcttgcttgtttgtttctggCTTGGCACTGCCAAGGGGAGAATTGCATGTGCAGCTGGGTTTCCCACAGGAGTCTAATGCTGTGCCATGTGACGGGCTTCTTCAGAAGTGCTGATGCACACTCTGATCACTACTCCCTGGTACCTAGTAAAAAGCGGCATGCAAGGAGGGAATCAGGACACCTAGAGGCACAGCTCCCTAAATAGGGGTGAGTCTGGAGTGCAAATTGAAGATTTCCAACAATGCCAAAGCAGCTCTTCATGTGGCTTTAGAAGGGCTTTTATCCTGAGGCTAAGTGTTGCCTTTTGAGCTCTGCTATGTGCCTCTGTGGACCCTTTAAACTTGTCACCAGTTGATGAGATTGCCATATTAAAATGAGCCTTGTCAAAAGTATTTGTATTGTGGTTCACATCCCATAGTGCATGGGGATTAGAAATTGCTTAGCCTAATCCTTGTTGATAAAAGTAAACCAGTGAGTTTGCTGCACCAATATCCAGCTTACTATTGCTGCACTTCAGTGGTACTTAGCTAACTTAGAATATGTAGAAATATGCAACTACAGGTCAGGTCTTTAGAAAGTCACAAGCCACATGATTTGATATGACTTGCAGCTAAATTATTAGTTCTGAAAAACAGCATAGGTCAATGTTTCTGTCTAAACCTGTGGGGTGTAGTGAGTGTCAAGATTAGGATGAGAGACCCAGGGATAAGTCCCTCCTGAGCcctgaagttcactgggtgactttgtgtCCATCAGtccctctcagcttaacctatttCACAGGAAGGGAGAGCTATGTTGGTCTTGTAGGATCCTCCTTGGAGACAAATGTGGATTATAAATACCAATCTAAATAAACTTAAAAAGTACTGAACTTGTGAAATTTAATGctactgagaaaaaaaaaattctgaggaGTTTTCTTTTTCAATGTGACTGGGGAATTTGATCCATTGAAGAGAACAGGAGTTTTTTAAATCTATACGTTATGCATCTTTAAATCAATGTTCTTTCAATGTCTTTTGATGAGCGATCTGTCATCTTTGCATGTTAAGGAACTGCTGTGCTAGCCTAAAAGCTGACAGACAAAAGAGAGGACTTTGGCAAATGTGATGATGAGTAAATGCTGTCTAGTCTGCATGACAATTTTGCCTGCAGCTGGTGTGCTTGTATCATAGGTATTTGTTGACTGAACATTTGTTGGCTTAGAAAAACTCTTTTAAATCCAATATGTACATTTTAACTTTCAACGAGTTAAGTCAACACCTGTTTGTATAGAATAAGAGGCAAGGACAAGGGGACAACCTCAAGATTGTGTGTAAAAGATGAAGGGGCAAACAAACTGTAATGAGGGTTACTTGAAGGGAGTCTGCTCCCAAAAGATTCATTTCCCTTTTAAGCAGTTGGGTGTCCCTACCCCATACTTTCTACAAGTGACTCAAAACTGCCTTTAATGAGTTTGAACTCTGGACCTAGAGACTTCAGGcaaa
It contains:
- the MAP1LC3C gene encoding microtubule-associated protein 1 light chain 3 gamma isoform X2, which gives rise to MEEVIGIREKFPTKVPVIVERYQRERYLPLLDKTKFLVPQELTMTQFITIIRGRMGLGSTQAFYLLVNNKTLASMSLTLAEIYQDYKDEDGFVYMTYASQEMFGYHLTTDDGKSNDCLQKT